The following coding sequences lie in one Chelatococcus sp. YT9 genomic window:
- a CDS encoding SDR family NAD(P)-dependent oxidoreductase has protein sequence MELGLSSKVAIVTGGAQGIGQAICERLAAEGAHLVVADINKAAAAMTAGTIVHNGGKAISVCCDVTDAASVEQLIGAAHDAFGTIDILVNNAGFTRDMRIGKMSEADWDSVIDVTLKGAFQCTKAVLPTMIERNAGRIINMSSRAHLGNPGQANYSAAKAGLLGFTRAMSLEVGRYFITVNAVAPGIVETEAVRSLPHFEKIRGNAEKTVAIPRMGQVSDVSDAVAFLASDRASYISGEVLHVTGGRY, from the coding sequence ATGGAACTCGGACTGAGCAGCAAGGTGGCGATCGTCACCGGTGGCGCACAGGGCATTGGCCAGGCGATTTGCGAGCGCCTCGCCGCAGAGGGTGCTCATCTTGTCGTGGCCGACATCAACAAAGCTGCCGCGGCTATGACGGCAGGAACGATCGTCCACAACGGCGGCAAGGCGATCAGTGTGTGCTGTGACGTCACCGATGCGGCGTCCGTCGAGCAACTGATCGGAGCGGCGCATGACGCCTTCGGCACGATCGACATCTTGGTCAACAACGCCGGCTTCACACGCGACATGCGGATCGGCAAGATGTCGGAAGCCGATTGGGACAGTGTCATCGACGTAACCCTGAAGGGTGCCTTCCAATGTACCAAGGCTGTATTGCCGACGATGATTGAACGGAACGCCGGGCGTATCATCAACATGTCCTCGCGCGCCCATTTGGGAAATCCCGGCCAGGCCAATTACTCCGCGGCCAAGGCCGGACTACTGGGATTTACCCGTGCGATGTCGCTCGAAGTCGGCCGTTACTTCATCACGGTCAATGCCGTAGCGCCCGGCATTGTCGAGACGGAGGCCGTGCGCTCCCTGCCACACTTCGAGAAAATCCGCGGCAATGCAGAGAAGACGGTCGCGATCCCTCGCATGGGCCAGGTCTCAGACGTTTCCGACGCCGTCGCGTTCCTCGCATCGGATCGCGCAAGCTACATCAGCGGCGAGGTTCTTCACGTCACGGGCGGCCGCTACTGA
- a CDS encoding CaiB/BaiF CoA-transferase family protein: MRAEGAGPLAGIRVVEFAALGPAPFAAMLMADMGADVLRIDRPGSPGRDSDILNRGRASLVVDIKDPDALASLRRIIDVADVLIEGFRPGVMERNGLGPDVVCAANPRLIYLRMTGWGQGGPLAERAGHDINYIAVAGALAPIGRAGQPPVPPLNLVGDFGGGSMFAALGIVAALYEREKSGRGQIIDAAMVDGTANLMAMYLSHQQGGREGTGLESGAYFLDGSAPYYRCYACADGRYVAVGAIEPAFWRILLETSGVGTGLSQEPDDWPEASAQLEALFLTRDRDDWIELFEGRDACIAPVLTYDELESHAHLAARGTYVRQDGLLQPAPAPRFSRSRTRIAGKPSQVGAGGDALAASWLSSPPIAHQSHPVTDNQGAP; encoded by the coding sequence ATGCGTGCTGAGGGGGCAGGTCCGCTGGCCGGCATCAGGGTGGTGGAATTCGCCGCGCTCGGGCCTGCACCCTTCGCGGCCATGCTGATGGCCGATATGGGGGCCGACGTGCTGCGCATCGACCGCCCGGGCAGTCCCGGTCGGGACAGCGACATCCTCAATCGTGGACGCGCGTCTCTCGTCGTCGATATCAAGGATCCCGACGCGCTGGCATCGTTGAGGCGCATCATCGACGTGGCCGATGTGCTCATCGAGGGCTTCCGGCCCGGTGTGATGGAGCGCAACGGCCTTGGACCGGACGTCGTATGCGCTGCCAATCCCAGGCTGATCTATCTGCGCATGACGGGGTGGGGCCAGGGCGGACCCTTGGCGGAGCGTGCGGGCCACGACATCAACTATATCGCGGTGGCCGGAGCGCTCGCGCCGATCGGCCGCGCCGGCCAGCCGCCGGTCCCGCCCCTCAATCTTGTCGGCGATTTCGGTGGCGGTTCGATGTTTGCTGCGCTCGGCATCGTCGCCGCGCTTTACGAACGTGAGAAGTCTGGTCGCGGCCAGATCATTGATGCTGCCATGGTCGATGGCACGGCCAATCTCATGGCGATGTATCTGTCGCACCAGCAGGGTGGCCGGGAAGGGACAGGCCTCGAGAGCGGCGCATATTTCCTCGATGGGTCCGCACCGTACTACCGATGCTATGCCTGTGCCGATGGGCGCTACGTGGCCGTGGGTGCGATCGAGCCGGCGTTCTGGCGGATCTTGCTGGAGACGAGCGGCGTTGGGACGGGGCTCTCCCAGGAGCCGGATGACTGGCCGGAGGCGTCGGCTCAGCTTGAAGCCCTGTTTCTCACACGCGACAGGGACGATTGGATCGAGCTGTTCGAGGGCCGGGACGCCTGCATAGCTCCGGTCCTCACTTATGACGAACTCGAGAGCCACGCGCACTTGGCAGCACGAGGTACATATGTGCGACAGGACGGACTTCTACAGCCCGCGCCGGCGCCGCGCTTTTCACGCAGCCGGACCCGCATCGCCGGAAAGCCCAGTCAGGTCGGTGCTGGTGGGGATGCGCTCGCCGCGAGCTGGCTGAGCAGTCCCCCGATTGCGCACCAATCCCATCCAGTCACCGACAATCAAGGCGCCCCATGA
- a CDS encoding MaoC/PaaZ C-terminal domain-containing protein, producing the protein MLTRHDVAFYALSIGAGRDPCDQTELRFVDPGRPDLEALPSMALVLGYPGFWLGNPALKLDIKRIFHVEQSLEIMGALPVEGRVVGRTWVTDLQDRGVGKDLLVHSRRDVSDERGVTFAKLRQVHMLRGYGGFFRGKIDKDVSRPASTPSASPVAAVVDTVIRTEQALLYRLNGDFNPLHSDPAVAQAAGFPGPILHGMCTFGMVARKLVKTLCRGEANRLISMSARFTGPVHPGETLRTEILEDGSFHTVSVERGRPVLGYGMARAAPMNVVTLEPHHAI; encoded by the coding sequence ATGCTGACGAGGCATGACGTCGCATTTTATGCGCTGTCGATCGGCGCCGGCCGCGATCCATGCGATCAGACGGAGCTCAGATTCGTCGATCCCGGGCGGCCGGACCTGGAGGCACTTCCTTCCATGGCGCTGGTGCTTGGCTATCCCGGATTTTGGCTTGGCAACCCTGCGCTGAAGCTCGACATCAAGCGCATCTTTCACGTCGAGCAGTCCCTTGAGATCATGGGGGCTCTGCCCGTGGAGGGTCGGGTGGTGGGACGAACGTGGGTGACGGACCTTCAGGACCGGGGCGTGGGAAAGGATCTGCTGGTCCATTCCCGGCGAGACGTGTCCGATGAGCGGGGAGTGACATTTGCCAAGCTTCGACAAGTCCATATGCTGCGCGGCTATGGGGGATTTTTCCGTGGCAAGATCGACAAGGATGTTTCGCGGCCAGCGAGCACGCCTTCGGCATCTCCCGTCGCGGCTGTCGTCGATACGGTGATTCGCACGGAGCAAGCCTTGCTCTATCGGCTAAACGGCGACTTCAATCCCTTGCACAGCGATCCGGCCGTAGCCCAGGCGGCGGGCTTTCCCGGGCCGATCCTGCACGGCATGTGCACCTTCGGGATGGTCGCAAGAAAATTAGTCAAAACGCTATGCCGGGGTGAAGCAAACCGGCTCATCTCCATGTCGGCCCGATTCACGGGCCCCGTTCATCCAGGGGAGACCCTGCGAACGGAGATCCTTGAGGACGGTTCCTTCCACACGGTTTCCGTGGAGCGGGGCCGACCCGTCCTCGGCTACGGGATGGCGCGAGCTGCGCCCATGAACGTCGTGACCCTGGAACCTCACCATGCCATCTGA
- a CDS encoding type II toxin-antitoxin system Phd/YefM family antitoxin, which yields MEWSLQDAKNQFSRVVQQARHEGPQWVTLRGTAAAVVLSTADYEALRAGRPTLVDDLIDGPQWDDDLAMAVLKDDADGHGERDVSP from the coding sequence ATGGAATGGTCACTACAGGATGCCAAGAATCAGTTCTCCAGAGTCGTCCAGCAGGCGCGCCATGAAGGCCCCCAATGGGTCACCTTGCGCGGGACGGCAGCGGCTGTCGTGCTTTCGACGGCGGACTATGAGGCTCTACGTGCCGGCCGTCCCACCCTTGTCGACGACTTGATCGATGGACCGCAGTGGGATGATGATCTCGCCATGGCAGTCCTAAAGGACGATGCAGACGGCCACGGAGAACGTGATGTATCTCCTTGA
- a CDS encoding IclR family transcriptional regulator, whose product MTTESRETVRTPKQRTRSAGKSIADSDIDDGAVEQRPARSKARQTGDGNAALDWENLETDNQFVKALGRGLEILSAFKAGDGPLGNTELAERTGLPTATVSRITYTLAKCGFLTFNRRLRMYELGGEAFAIGRVALANFDVRRMARPFMRDLAEQSGFNVGLGTRDRHSMIYTDACEGASLVGLRLFAGSRIPIGTSAMGRAYLAGLPEDELIPLLNELKPRYQNWGEVYKSIEQARQEVEQYGFCVSLGEWQPDIHGVAAPIRTPEGDKMFAVNLGGPSYALPAEAIWSSHGPAIADLAHQVEKLMAV is encoded by the coding sequence ATGACGACTGAAAGCCGCGAGACCGTGCGAACACCGAAGCAACGTACCCGTTCCGCGGGCAAGTCCATCGCGGACAGCGATATCGATGATGGCGCCGTCGAACAGCGCCCCGCGCGCTCCAAGGCACGGCAGACCGGAGACGGCAATGCGGCCCTGGATTGGGAGAACCTGGAAACCGACAATCAATTCGTCAAAGCCCTGGGCCGTGGGCTTGAAATCCTGAGCGCTTTCAAGGCCGGCGACGGGCCTCTGGGAAATACCGAGCTCGCGGAGCGAACCGGCCTGCCAACCGCGACCGTGTCCCGCATCACCTATACGCTCGCGAAATGCGGCTTCCTGACGTTCAATCGGCGGCTGCGAATGTATGAACTGGGCGGGGAAGCCTTTGCCATTGGCCGTGTCGCCCTGGCCAATTTCGACGTGCGCAGAATGGCCCGTCCATTCATGCGCGACCTCGCCGAACAATCCGGTTTCAACGTGGGCCTTGGCACGCGCGACCGCCACTCGATGATCTATACCGACGCCTGTGAAGGGGCGAGCCTGGTTGGTCTGCGTCTGTTTGCCGGCTCACGCATTCCGATCGGTACCAGCGCGATGGGCCGCGCCTATCTGGCCGGCTTGCCCGAAGACGAGCTCATCCCGCTGCTCAATGAACTGAAGCCGCGCTACCAGAACTGGGGCGAGGTATACAAGTCGATCGAACAGGCCCGCCAGGAAGTCGAGCAGTACGGATTCTGTGTCAGCCTTGGGGAATGGCAGCCTGACATCCACGGCGTCGCGGCCCCGATCCGAACTCCCGAAGGCGACAAGATGTTTGCGGTCAATCTCGGCGGTCCATCCTACGCGTTGCCCGCGGAAGCCATTTGGAGCTCGCATGGCCCAGCGATTGCCGACCTCGCGCATCAGGTCGAAAAACTGATGGCGGTTTGA
- a CDS encoding alpha/beta fold hydrolase: MLAPVAFGTLHYDLIGPDNALIVCMLHSLTSDCGMWSDQVPDLLAAGFQILRLDMRGHGGSHAPDGDYRIEDLAADVLAVLDRLAIDSVHLVGLSIGGMIGQVLAADHPRRIKSLTACATTSRWTGDTAMMRRRLDLVRATGTLEGIVDDAMQQRYSPIVMERRPARWRALRDSFLGTSLHGYLGCMHAVLNHDVSQRLRRVSAPTLVISGSDDPVTPPEAGREIASLVENASYVEIARGRHLLNVEFANEVNPLLLDWLSSLTA, encoded by the coding sequence ATGCTTGCCCCTGTCGCCTTCGGCACGCTCCATTACGACCTCATCGGCCCTGACAACGCTCTGATCGTCTGCATGCTGCACTCCTTGACCTCCGATTGCGGCATGTGGTCGGATCAGGTCCCGGATCTCCTCGCCGCGGGCTTCCAGATCCTACGACTCGACATGCGTGGTCACGGTGGAAGCCACGCCCCCGACGGTGACTATCGGATCGAGGATCTCGCGGCCGACGTCCTTGCCGTTCTCGACCGCCTTGCAATCGATAGCGTGCATCTCGTGGGGCTTTCGATCGGTGGCATGATCGGCCAGGTCTTGGCAGCCGACCATCCGAGGCGGATCAAGTCATTGACCGCCTGCGCCACCACAAGTAGGTGGACCGGGGATACGGCGATGATGCGGCGCCGGCTGGATCTGGTGCGGGCGACCGGGACGCTGGAGGGCATCGTCGACGATGCAATGCAGCAGCGCTACTCCCCCATCGTGATGGAACGCCGTCCCGCGCGTTGGCGCGCGCTGCGCGACAGTTTCCTCGGCACGTCGCTTCACGGCTATTTGGGCTGCATGCACGCCGTGCTGAACCACGATGTCTCGCAGCGCCTCCGCCGTGTCTCGGCACCAACTCTGGTCATCTCGGGATCGGATGATCCCGTCACTCCGCCCGAAGCCGGCAGGGAGATCGCCTCGCTCGTGGAAAACGCCTCCTATGTCGAGATCGCACGCGGTCGCCATCTTCTGAACGTCGAGTTCGCGAACGAGGTCAACCCTTTGCTCCTAGACTGGTTGTCAAGCCTCACAGCCTAG
- a CDS encoding acyl-CoA dehydrogenase family protein, producing the protein MPSETHGELREPLRRFVRERLVPLEAQVAQDDRLPDEIVREMRDMGLFGLTIPEEFGGMGLPVAEEIELVFELTWASLAFRSIIAMNLGVGSQGIVADGTPEQKATWLPRIASGEVITSFCLTEPDSGSDSAALRTTALRDGDDYVISGTKRFISNAPLAGLFIVMARTSPEKLPGNRHVTTFLVPAATPGLSVGKKDRKMGQRGAATADVILDGVRVPASSILGGEVGRGFSTAMKVLDRGRIGVAAAAIGQARRLLHEALTYAIERKQFGRAIGEFQLVQAMLADSRAELYAAESMVRDAARRLDGGENVSLEASCCKMFATEMVGRVADRTIQIFGGAGYMEESGVERFYRDVRVLRIYEGTTQIQQLVIARNMLREAGHAC; encoded by the coding sequence ATGCCATCTGAAACTCACGGCGAGTTGCGCGAGCCGTTACGCCGTTTTGTCCGCGAACGCCTCGTGCCCCTGGAGGCGCAGGTGGCTCAGGATGACCGCCTCCCCGACGAGATAGTCCGCGAAATGCGCGACATGGGGCTCTTCGGTCTCACCATCCCCGAGGAATTTGGCGGGATGGGTCTCCCCGTGGCCGAGGAGATCGAGCTCGTCTTCGAACTGACCTGGGCATCACTGGCATTCCGGTCGATCATCGCCATGAATCTGGGGGTGGGATCGCAGGGCATTGTGGCCGATGGCACGCCGGAGCAGAAAGCGACATGGTTGCCGCGTATCGCCTCGGGAGAGGTGATCACCTCGTTCTGCCTGACGGAGCCGGATTCCGGCTCCGACAGCGCTGCTCTCAGAACGACTGCGCTGCGCGACGGTGATGACTACGTCATTTCCGGCACGAAGCGCTTCATCAGCAATGCGCCGCTCGCCGGCCTCTTCATCGTGATGGCGCGGACCAGTCCCGAAAAACTGCCTGGCAATCGGCACGTCACGACCTTTCTTGTGCCCGCGGCAACGCCGGGGCTCTCGGTGGGCAAGAAGGACCGGAAAATGGGTCAGCGCGGCGCCGCAACCGCCGACGTGATCCTTGATGGGGTCCGCGTCCCTGCCTCCAGCATCCTGGGTGGCGAGGTCGGCCGCGGCTTTTCGACCGCCATGAAGGTGCTCGACCGCGGGCGCATAGGCGTTGCTGCGGCGGCGATAGGGCAGGCGCGGCGACTGCTTCACGAGGCTCTGACCTATGCGATCGAGCGCAAGCAGTTCGGGCGAGCGATCGGCGAGTTCCAGCTCGTGCAGGCCATGTTGGCCGACAGCCGCGCCGAGCTCTATGCCGCCGAGTCGATGGTCCGCGACGCGGCGCGCCGGCTCGACGGTGGGGAAAACGTTTCGTTGGAAGCGTCCTGCTGCAAGATGTTCGCGACGGAGATGGTCGGGCGTGTGGCCGATAGGACGATCCAGATTTTTGGCGGCGCGGGTTACATGGAGGAGAGCGGCGTCGAACGCTTCTATCGGGATGTGCGCGTGCTGCGCATCTACGAGGGGACAACGCAGATCCAGCAGCTCGTGATTGCGCGCAACATGCTCCGGGAAGCGGGTCATGCGTGCTGA
- a CDS encoding thiolase family protein translates to MTGVHIIGAGMTPLGKHVDLTVKQLTARAVDLALADAGLDKGRIDCAWFCNTRQGVLEGQHGVRGQAALRAYGFEGIPIFNTDNACASSSSGVYQAFAAIRAGLAEVALVVGAEKMFFPQKRQEMFEAFKGSWDRELAEQHMGVLLALGEHLPIPSEARDAASPERSVFMDIYAAQARFHMHTFGTTQRQIAAVAAKNHTHSQHNPAAQYRFAMTVDEVLSDRLVVWPITRAMCAPISDGACALVLASDRVAAATGTRARAVTIRGMGVSSSSDRKPEAYDRHLTRVAADRAYDGAGVGPQDIHVAELHDASAIAEILHSENVGFCAYGDGGSLVESGATTLGGRLPINVSGGLLSKGHPIGATGAIQLYELVTQLRGEAGDRQVEGARMALAENGGGFHGVEEAACVVTILEKAA, encoded by the coding sequence TTGACAGGTGTTCACATCATCGGCGCGGGCATGACACCGCTTGGCAAGCATGTCGACTTGACGGTCAAACAGCTCACCGCGCGGGCTGTCGATCTCGCCCTCGCCGACGCCGGCCTGGATAAAGGCCGGATCGATTGCGCGTGGTTCTGCAACACGCGGCAGGGCGTGCTTGAGGGGCAGCATGGTGTGCGCGGCCAAGCCGCGCTGCGGGCTTATGGTTTTGAAGGCATCCCCATCTTCAATACGGACAATGCCTGCGCGAGCTCGAGCTCAGGCGTCTACCAGGCCTTTGCGGCGATCAGGGCGGGACTTGCCGAGGTCGCCTTGGTCGTCGGTGCCGAGAAGATGTTCTTTCCGCAAAAGCGGCAAGAGATGTTCGAGGCCTTCAAAGGCAGCTGGGACCGTGAACTCGCTGAACAGCATATGGGCGTCTTGCTGGCTTTGGGCGAACACCTTCCCATCCCATCCGAAGCCCGTGACGCAGCATCGCCTGAGCGTTCGGTCTTCATGGACATCTATGCCGCGCAGGCGCGCTTCCACATGCATACGTTCGGCACGACACAGCGTCAGATCGCAGCCGTCGCGGCGAAGAACCACACCCATTCGCAGCACAATCCCGCGGCACAGTACCGCTTTGCGATGACCGTGGATGAAGTGCTTTCCGACCGCCTGGTCGTCTGGCCGATCACGCGTGCCATGTGCGCTCCGATCAGTGACGGCGCGTGCGCGCTGGTTCTGGCCTCTGATCGGGTCGCTGCCGCGACCGGCACTCGTGCGCGGGCTGTGACGATCCGCGGGATGGGTGTGAGCAGCAGCAGCGATCGTAAGCCTGAAGCCTACGATCGTCACCTCACCCGAGTCGCGGCGGACCGCGCCTATGACGGCGCCGGTGTCGGTCCGCAGGACATCCACGTCGCCGAGCTCCACGACGCCTCGGCCATCGCGGAAATTCTCCACAGCGAGAATGTCGGTTTCTGCGCCTACGGCGACGGTGGATCGCTGGTCGAGAGTGGTGCAACCACCCTTGGAGGCCGTCTTCCCATCAATGTGTCGGGAGGGCTCCTGTCGAAGGGGCATCCGATCGGGGCGACGGGCGCTATCCAGCTCTACGAGCTGGTGACGCAATTGCGAGGTGAGGCGGGCGACCGACAGGTCGAGGGTGCGCGTATGGCGCTCGCCGAGAATGGAGGCGGTTTCCACGGTGTCGAGGAGGCCGCCTGCGTCGTCACCATTCTTGAAAAGGCTGCCTAG
- a CDS encoding type II toxin-antitoxin system VapC family toxin has translation MYLLETGVIVDARRGDPRATAWLRSVDPSAVYLSVLTIGAIMRGIAYRQTSDPAGAAPLAEWLRGLRHRHADRILPVTDQIAMTWGRLAGTGVLGSVDGLIAATAIVHDLILVTQRGSAFSDIGASVVDPRDANLQG, from the coding sequence ATGTATCTCCTTGAGACCGGGGTCATCGTCGATGCCCGACGAGGAGACCCGCGGGCGACGGCATGGCTGCGCTCGGTCGACCCATCCGCCGTTTACCTGAGCGTCCTCACCATCGGCGCGATTATGCGCGGCATCGCTTACAGGCAGACGAGCGATCCCGCGGGGGCCGCGCCACTGGCCGAATGGCTTCGCGGCCTCCGCCACCGCCACGCCGACCGCATCCTTCCTGTCACAGACCAAATCGCCATGACCTGGGGTCGGCTCGCTGGAACCGGCGTCCTGGGGAGCGTCGATGGACTGATCGCTGCGACCGCTATCGTTCACGACCTCATCCTTGTCACCCAACGTGGCTCGGCTTTCTCTGACATCGGGGCTTCGGTCGTTGATCCCCGGGACGCCAACCTCCAAGGGTGA
- a CDS encoding NAD(P)/FAD-dependent oxidoreductase: protein MAQDRHLTPQEQIAFAAAHPDAFSAAIAEADIVPLLMSYVQLTGDYGLLREVAPHIRGAWDYMQAIPTTLQNQIRAKLVTAIMERAEHGGAIALEPPAAEFKAMVDVAVGETVPDEYMAVFREEMMLGGQDGRRFTWRHKPPAARLAAFKVVVVGAGFSGLAMAVRLQEAGIPYVIIEKNAEVGGTWLDNHYPDCGVDTPCHFFSYSFEPNPDWTHFFAKRDEILDYILKCAKKYDIRRNIRFQEEVVRAEYRPDGTWTVRTRRSDGVEIDIEADVFITAVGALNRPAIPQIPGLKDFKGPWFHTAEWDRKVPLKGRRVAMIGTGASGMQTGPAIAPDVESLTIFQRSPHWAMKHPLYHKEVSHGARWAMRYLPFYASWFRLTLFWAASEAFHWTLKIDPNWPHPERSLNAMNEQWRQDLTAYILSKVGHRKDLIPKVIPDYPPFGKRMLRDNNWYDMLLRDNVELVTDGVERVEPDGVIANGRKYPTDVIILATGFQTKRMLAPMHIVGADGQSIRDIWGDEDPRAHRGITVPGFPNFYVVYGPNTNLAHGGSAIFQTECQVNYIMKALREHLENDWDVIEVRRDAFERYNDRVDSMLSNMVWTHPGVTNWYKNSVGRVALNWPGRLVEYRDVTAEFDPREYHLHRFADEATDKASGHEPKSAAGGR, encoded by the coding sequence TTGGCACAGGATCGCCATCTTACCCCGCAGGAGCAGATCGCCTTCGCGGCTGCCCATCCCGATGCGTTCAGCGCAGCGATCGCCGAAGCCGATATCGTGCCGTTGCTCATGAGCTATGTGCAACTGACCGGTGATTATGGTCTCCTGCGCGAAGTCGCGCCACACATCCGCGGCGCCTGGGACTATATGCAGGCCATCCCGACCACCCTGCAAAATCAGATCCGAGCGAAGCTCGTCACAGCCATCATGGAACGGGCCGAGCACGGCGGCGCCATCGCTCTCGAACCGCCGGCGGCCGAGTTCAAGGCCATGGTCGATGTTGCCGTTGGCGAAACGGTGCCGGACGAATACATGGCAGTGTTCCGCGAGGAGATGATGTTGGGCGGCCAGGACGGTCGCCGCTTCACATGGCGTCACAAGCCGCCCGCCGCCCGTTTGGCCGCCTTCAAGGTTGTCGTCGTCGGCGCGGGCTTTTCCGGCCTTGCGATGGCGGTGCGCCTGCAGGAAGCCGGCATACCTTATGTGATCATCGAGAAGAACGCCGAAGTCGGCGGCACGTGGCTAGACAACCATTACCCCGATTGCGGCGTCGACACGCCATGCCATTTCTTCTCCTACTCCTTTGAACCCAATCCGGACTGGACGCATTTCTTCGCCAAACGGGACGAGATCCTCGACTATATTCTCAAATGCGCCAAGAAATACGACATTCGCCGGAACATCCGGTTTCAGGAAGAGGTTGTGCGTGCGGAATACCGCCCGGACGGCACCTGGACGGTAAGGACACGACGCTCGGATGGCGTCGAGATCGATATCGAGGCTGATGTCTTCATCACGGCGGTCGGAGCCCTCAACCGTCCGGCCATTCCTCAGATTCCCGGCCTCAAGGACTTCAAAGGCCCCTGGTTCCATACCGCCGAATGGGATCGGAAGGTGCCGCTGAAGGGACGCCGCGTCGCCATGATCGGCACCGGTGCCAGCGGCATGCAGACCGGCCCGGCGATCGCGCCGGATGTCGAGAGCCTCACGATCTTCCAGCGCTCGCCGCACTGGGCCATGAAACATCCCCTCTACCATAAGGAGGTCAGTCACGGCGCCCGCTGGGCGATGCGGTATTTGCCGTTCTACGCGAGCTGGTTCCGCCTGACCCTGTTCTGGGCCGCGTCGGAGGCCTTCCATTGGACGTTGAAAATCGATCCGAACTGGCCGCACCCCGAGCGCTCGCTCAACGCAATGAACGAGCAGTGGCGCCAGGATCTCACCGCTTATATCCTGTCCAAAGTCGGGCACAGGAAAGACCTCATCCCGAAAGTCATTCCGGACTATCCCCCTTTCGGCAAACGCATGCTGCGCGACAACAACTGGTACGACATGTTGTTACGCGACAATGTCGAGCTGGTCACGGATGGAGTCGAGCGCGTCGAGCCCGACGGTGTCATTGCCAACGGACGAAAGTACCCGACAGATGTCATCATTCTGGCCACGGGCTTTCAGACCAAGCGGATGCTCGCACCCATGCATATCGTGGGGGCCGACGGCCAGTCTATTCGCGACATTTGGGGCGACGAGGATCCACGCGCCCATCGCGGCATCACCGTCCCGGGTTTCCCAAATTTCTACGTCGTCTACGGGCCCAATACCAATCTTGCTCATGGTGGCAGCGCCATCTTCCAGACCGAATGCCAAGTCAACTACATCATGAAGGCCTTGCGCGAGCATCTTGAGAACGACTGGGACGTGATCGAAGTCCGACGCGATGCCTTCGAGCGCTACAATGACCGGGTGGACAGCATGCTCAGCAACATGGTCTGGACCCACCCCGGCGTCACCAACTGGTACAAGAATTCAGTTGGGCGCGTTGCGTTGAACTGGCCCGGCAGACTCGTCGAGTATCGCGACGTCACCGCAGAATTCGATCCGCGGGAATATCACCTGCATCGCTTTGCAGATGAAGCGACAGACAAGGCGTCCGGGCATGAACCGAAATCGGCGGCGGGGGGACGCTGA